A stretch of Gymnodinialimonas phycosphaerae DNA encodes these proteins:
- a CDS encoding paraquat-inducible protein A, translating to MPKALIAANLCLLVLFPVSWMAPLMRAGLLPLFGLSEISILSGLAALWDDGEYALAALVAVFALVSPMVKTIVLTLIHLSRAPARLLPALEIAGKLAMADVFLIAVYITLAKGLSVGRVETAWGLWLFTGSVLVSLGISMLTKRAVIKG from the coding sequence ATGCCCAAAGCCCTGATTGCCGCCAACCTGTGCCTGCTGGTGCTGTTTCCGGTCTCGTGGATGGCGCCGCTGATGCGCGCGGGTTTGTTGCCGTTGTTCGGTCTGTCGGAAATTTCCATCCTGTCGGGCCTCGCAGCCCTTTGGGACGATGGGGAATATGCGCTGGCGGCCCTTGTGGCGGTTTTTGCGCTGGTCTCTCCGATGGTCAAGACGATCGTGCTGACCCTCATCCACCTGTCCCGCGCCCCCGCTCGGCTGCTGCCTGCGCTAGAGATTGCAGGCAAGCTGGCGATGGCGGATGTTTTCCTGATTGCCGTCTATATCACGCTCGCCAAGGGGCTGTCGGTGGGACGGGTCGAGACGGCGTGGGGGCTGTGGCTGTTTACGGGCAGCGTGCTGGTTTCCCTGGGCATTTCGATGCTGACGAAACGGGCCGTGATCAAGGGCTGA